One segment of Solanum stenotomum isolate F172 chromosome 1, ASM1918654v1, whole genome shotgun sequence DNA contains the following:
- the LOC125843605 gene encoding ADP,ATP carrier protein 1, mitochondrial-like, translating to MTIDQPQYPSVTHKVAGNLLVRSTQNRDLMAYQRQYKYGNQTKPWLHRCEGKYDMPVVSSYSSPVFVQAPSEKGFSSFAIDFLMGGVSAAVSKTAAAPIERVKLLIQNQDEMIKAGRLSKPYGGIAECFSRTMKEEGVMALWRGNTANVIRYFPTQALNFAFKDYFKRLFNFKKDRDGYWKWFAGNLASGGAAGASSLFFVYSLDYARTRLANDAKAAKGGGERQFNGMVDVYKKTLASDGVAGLYRGFNISCVGIIVYRGLYFGLYDSLKPVVLTGSLQDSFFASFALGWLITNGAGLASYPIDTVRRRMMMTSGEAVKYKSSMDAFTQILKNEGPKSLFKGAGANILRAIAGAGVLSGYDKLQLIVLGKKYGSGGA from the exons ATGACGATTGATCAGCCACAATACCCCTCTGTTACTCACAAGGTAGCTGGGAACTTGCTTGTTAGATCTACCCAAAATCGAGATCTTATGGCATACCAAAGGCAATATAAATATGGAAATCAGACTAAGCCCTGGTTGCATAGATGTGAAGGGAAATATGACATGCCCGTGGTTTCATCTTACTCATCGCCAGTTTTCGTCCAAGCTCCTTCAGAGAAAGGCTTTTCCAGCTTTGCAATTGATTTTCTTATGGGTGGTGTCTCAGCAGCTGTTTCAAAGACAGCAGCCGCTCCAattgagcgtgtgaaactcctGATCCAAAATCAGGATGAGATGATCAAGGCTGGGAGGTTATCTAAACCATACGGTGGCATAGCTGAATGTTTTAGCCGAACAATGAAGGAGGAAGGAGTTATGGCTTTGTGGAGAGGCAACACAGCAAACGTTATTCGTTATTTCCCAACTCAG GCCTTGAATTTTGCGTTTAAGGATTACTTCAAGAGgctttttaacttcaaaaaggATAGGGACGGTTACTGGAAATGGTTCGCTGGTAACCTGGCATCAGGAGGTGCAGCTGGTGCATCTTCCCTTTTCTTTGTCTATTCTCTTGACTATGCCCGAACGAGGCTAGCAAATGATGCTAAGGCTGCAAAAGGAGGAGGAGAGCGACAGTTCAATGGTATGGTTGATGTTTACAAGAAGACATTAGCATCTGATGGAGTTGCTGGACTGTACCGTGGATTCAACATCTCATGTGTTGGAATCATTGTGTACCGCGGTCTCTACTTTGGTTTATATGATTCTTTGAAGCCGGTTGTCCTCACTGGGTCGCTACAG GATAGCTTCTTTGCTAGCTTTGCACTAGGTTGGTTAATCACAAATGGTGCTGGACTAGCATCCTATCCAATTGACACTGTTCGTCGAAGAATGATGATGACATCTGGTGAAGCAGTGAAATACAAAAGTTCAATGGATGCATTTACTCAAATCTTGAAGAATGAGGGTCCAAAGTCCCTCTTCAAGGGTGCTGGTGCAAACATTCTTCGTGCTATCGCAGGTGCTGGTGTCCTTTCTGGCTACGACAAACTCCAATTAATTGTACTCGGAAAGAAGTATGGTTCTGGTGGCGCTTAA